The Cygnus olor isolate bCygOlo1 chromosome 18, bCygOlo1.pri.v2, whole genome shotgun sequence genome includes a window with the following:
- the SRP68 gene encoding LOW QUALITY PROTEIN: signal recognition particle subunit SRP68 (The sequence of the model RefSeq protein was modified relative to this genomic sequence to represent the inferred CDS: inserted 5 bases in 5 codons), whose protein sequence is MAAERQGGRGGAGGGSEENKENERPPGSRAGSLGDSLGLEILQIVKESQQQHGLRHGDFQRYRGYCSRRLRRLRKTLNFKMGNRHKFTGKKVTEEILSDNRYLLLILMDAERAWSYAMQLKQEANTEPRKRFHLLSRLRKAVKHEELERLCESNRVDAKTKLEAQAYMAYLTGMLRFEXQEWKAAMEAFNKCKTIYEKLANAFTEEQAVLYNQRVEEISPNIRYCAYNIGDQSAMNELMQMRLXSGGTEGLLAEKLEALITQTRAKQAATMSEVEWRGRTVPVKIDKVRIFLLGLXDNEAAIVQAENEETKERLFESLLSECRDAIQAVREDLKPDQKQREHSLESDSGKVSNIQYLHSYLTYIKLSTAIKRNESMAKSLQKALLQQQRSEEDGKRTARPQDLIRLYDIILQNLVELTQLPGLEEDKNFQKEIGLKTLVYKAYRCFFIAQSYVLVKKWSEALVLYERVLKYAGEVQSEAGAFTNSLKELPDVQDLITQVNAEKYSLQAAAILDANDNHETESPSQVKDGKPLSERFETFCLDPSLVSKQVSLVHFPPGFQPIPCKPLFFDLALNHXAFPPLEDKVEQRXKSGLTGYIKGIFGFKS, encoded by the exons ATGGCGGCGGAGCGGCagggcggccgcggcggggcgggaggcggcTCTGAGGAGAACAAGGAGAACGAGAGGCCGCCGGGGTCCCGGGCCGGCAGCCTCGGGGACAGCCTGGGGCTGGAGA TCCTTCAGATCGTGAAGGaatctcagcagcagcacggtTTGCGTCACGGAGACTTCCAGAGGTACAG ggGTTATTGCTCCCGTAGGCTACGGCGGCTCCGAAAAACTCTCAACTTCAAGATGGGAAACAGGCACAAGTTCACTGGGAAGAAGGTAACCGAAGAGATTCTCTCAGACAACAG gTATTTGCTGTTGATACTGATGGATGCGGAGAGAGCCTGGAGTTACGCCATGCAGCTCAAGCAGGAAGCGAACACGGAGCCTCGCAAGCGGTTTCACTTGCTGTCCCGCCTGCGCAAAGCCGTGAAGCACGAGGAGCTGGAGCGACTGTGTGAAAGTAATCGAGTAGATGCCAAAACAAAGCTGGAGGCCCAG GCATACATGGCTTACCTCACGGGAATGCTTCGGTTTG ACCAGGAGTGGAAGGCAGCAATGGAAGCTTTCAACAAATGCAA GACCATATACGAAAAACTGGCCAATGCTTTCACAGAAGAACAAGCTGTGCTGTATAATCAGCGTGTGGAAGAGATTTCTCCCAACATTCGTTACTGTGCCTATAACATTG GTGACCAGTCTGCTATGAATGAGTTGATGCAGATGAGAC GGTCTGGTGGCACTGAAGGTCTTCTTGCAGAAAAACTGGAG GCGCTGATTACCCAAACTCGGGCAAAGCAGGCAGCCACGATGAGTGAGGTGGAGTGGAGAGGAAGAACTGTTCCAGTGAAGATTGATAAAGTGAGGATCTTCTTGCTGGGGC GCGACAACGAGGCTGCTATTGTTCAG GCAGAAAATGAGGAGACAAAGGAACGTTTGTTTGAATCTCTACTCAGTGAGTGTAGAGATGCCATTCAGGCTGTTCGGGAAGATCTGAAACCGGACCAG AAGCAGCGGGAACACTCTCTCGAAAGTGATTCCGGGAAGGTGTCCAACATACAGTACTTACACAG TTATTTGACTTACATCAAGTTGTCGACAGCCATCAAGCGCAACGAGAGCATGGCGAAGTCTCTGCAgaaggcactgctgcagcagcagcgatCAGAAGAGGATGGCAAGCGCACCGCGCGGCCTCAGGACCTGATCCGCCTTTATGATATCATTTTGCAG AACCTTGTGGAACTGACACAGCTTCCTGGCCTAGAAGAGGACAAGAACTTCCAAAAAGAGATTGGATTGAAGACGCTTGTGTACAAAGCTTACAG GTGTTTCTTCATTGCACAGTCCTATGTCCTGGTAAAGAAGTGGAGCGAAGCTCTCGTTTTGTATGAAAGAGTGCTGAAATATGCTGGTGAAGTTCAGTCGGAAGCTGGAGCTTTTACAAACAGCTTGAAG GAGCTGCCTGATGTTCAGGATCTGATCACTCAAGTCAATGCAGAGAAATACTCCTTGCAAGCAGCAGCGATATTAG ATGCAAATGATAATCATGAGACTGAGTCTCCATCTCAGGTCAAGGATGGCAAG CCACTCTCAGAACGGTTCGAGACTTTCTGTCTGGATCCTTCTCTTGTCAGCAAGCAAGTCAGCCTCGTGCACTTCCCTCCGGGCTTCCAGCCCATTCCATGCAAACCCTTGTTCTTTGACCTGGCCCTTAACC GTGCTTTCCCACCTCTGGAAGACAAGGTGGAGCAAA CCAAGAGTGGCCTCACAGGATATATAAAGGGCATCTTTGGATTCAAAAGTTAA
- the GALR2 gene encoding LOW QUALITY PROTEIN: galanin receptor type 2 (The sequence of the model RefSeq protein was modified relative to this genomic sequence to represent the inferred CDS: inserted 1 base in 1 codon) codes for MNGSALGSEGGWQPEAVLIPLAYLLIFLVGTVGNCLVLAVLRNGQVNNTTNLFILNLGVADLCFILFCXPFQATIYTLEGWVFGPFLCKAVHFFIYLTMYASSFTLATVSLDRYLAIRYPLHSRELRTPRNALTAICLIWGLSFVFSGPYLSYYQQFQLANLTVCHPIWDISRRKAMDLCTFVFSYLVPVLILSLTYTRTIRYLWRSVDPLQDMSESKAAKRKVTRMIIIVAVLFCLCWLPHHLLILCVWFGYFPLNHATYVLRVLSHLVSYANSCVNPIVYALVSKHFRKGFKKIFNCLLQKRAANKVHAAQATNTVSTLEAELSEVTQALPRRCSARCEVPAGPWGEAEAAGGQQQGAAGSFITFNVT; via the exons ATGAACGGTTCGGCGCTGGGCTCCGAGGGGGGCTGGCAGCCCGAGGCGGTGCTGATCCCGCTGGCGTACCTCCTCATCTTCCTCGTGGGCACCGTGGGCAACTGCCTGGTCCTGGCGGTGCTGCGCAACGGGCAGGTGAACAACACCACCAACCTCTTCATCCTCAACCTGGGGGTGGCCGACCTCTGCTTCATCCTCTTCT GTCCCTTCCAAGCCACCATCTACACGCTGGAGGGCTGGGTCTTCGGGCCCTTTCTGTGCAAGGCCGTCCACTTCTTCATCTACCTCACCATGTACGCCAGCAGCTTCACCCTGGCCACCGTCTCCCTCGACAG GTATTTGGCCATCCGCTACCCCCTGCACTCGCGGGAGCTGAGGACGCCCCGGAACGCCCTCACGGCCATCTGCCTCATCTGGGGGCTCTCCTTCGTTTTCTCGGGCCCTTACCTCAGCTACTACCAGCAGTTCCAGCTGGCCAACCTGACCGTCTGCCACCCCATCTGGGACATCTCCCGCCGCAAGGCCATGGACCTCTGCACCTTCGTCTTCAGCTACCTCGTCCCGGTGCTGATCCTCAGCCTCACCTACACGCGGACCATTCGCTACCTGTGGAGGTCCGTGGACCCCCTCCAGGACATGTCGGAGTCCAAGGCGGCCAAGAGGAAGGTCACCAGGATGATCATCATCGTCGCCGTCCTGTTCTgcctctgctggctgccccATCACCTGCTCATCCTCTGCGTCTGGTTCGGGTACTTCCCCCTCAACCACGCCACCTACGTGCTCCGCGTCCTCTCGCACCTCGTCTCCTACGCCAACTCCTGCGTCAACCCCATCGTCTACGCCCTCGTCTCCAAGCACTTCCGCAAGGGCTTCAAGAAGATCTTCAACTGCCTCCTGCAGAAGAGGGCGGCCAACAAGGTGCACGCGGCCCAAGCGACCAACACGGTGAGCACGCTGGAGGCAGAGCTCAGCGAGGTGACCCAGGCCCTGCCCCGCCGCTGCTCCGCGCGCTGCGAGGTCCCGGCCGGGCCCTGGGGGGAGGCCGAGGCAGCggggggacagcagcagggagcagccggCTCCTTCATCACCTTCAATGTCACCTAG